The genomic stretch GGTGCGTGACCAGTGTCGGCATCTGTAGCGGCCTGTTCATTCATGCCACGCTCTCGGCACTGGGCATCTCCCTCCTGTTGGTGGAAACCGCCTGGGCATTTTCTGCATTGAAGTGGGCCGGCGCTTGCTACCTGGTCTGGCTCGGCATCGGTTCGTTGCGCCAGGCCCTTCGCCGGGGTGACGCGCCTGCGGCAAAGGACGTAACGGTTGCCCGCCGGAAGGTGGGCTTGGCGGTGTCGTTTCGTGAGGGCCTGCTGTCCAACGTTCTTAATCCCAAAACCGCCCTGTTCTACATGGCTTTGCTGCCACAGTTTGTGGATCCGGCAGGCAACGCCTTTCAGCAGTCGCTGATGCTGGCCGGTGTGCATTTTCTGCTGGCAATGCTCTGGCAGTGTGGTCTGGCATGGGTGGTGGTTACGTTTCGGAGTCTTGGTGTAAACGCGCGTGTGAAGCGAACGCTGAACGGCCTGACGGGAGGGTTTTTCGTGGCCATGGGCGCCAAGCTGGCCAGCACCTGACGCAATCACGGAACTTCAGGCAAAGAAAAAGGGAAGCCTCGGCTTCCCTTTTTTGTTCCAGTTCCGGATGCTTACTTTTCCAGATACTGAAGCTTGTTCGGCTTGCCATCCCATTCTTCAGCGTCTGGCAGCGGATCTTTCTTTTCGGTGATGTTCGGCCATTTGGCGGCCAGATCGGCATTCAGCTCCACAAACTGGACCTGATCGGCCGGCAGCTCGTCTTCCGAGAAAATGGCTTCGGCCGGGCACTCTGGCTCGCACAGGGCGCAGTCGATACATTCGTCCGGGTCGATTACCAGAAAGTTCGGTCCCTCGTAGAAGCAGTCTACCGGACAGACTTCCACGCAGTCTGTGTACTTACACTTGATGCAGTTATCAGTAACGATAAACGCCATAGTCAGATCCCTGGTCCAGTGGTCGGTCAGTCTCATCAGGAGCGCCGTCGGGCGCTGCCGTTATATTTTGGTGCGCGATATTGTAGGGAGCGACCCGCACAGCCGCAAGCGTTCGACTGCTATAACCTTATTACACAGATCAATTCTTCGCTATTTCTTCATCAACGCCTTCAGTTCGTAAAGCTGATTCATGGCATCCCGGGGGGTTAATCCGTCGAGGTCCATGTCTTTAAGTGCCTCTTCCACGGCGCTGGGCTCCAGGCTGGCGAACATATCGCCCTGGTAAACGGATTCATTTACCTTGGTTGCCGGCTTGGCCAGGGATGCGTTGTTGCC from Marinobacter adhaerens HP15 encodes the following:
- a CDS encoding LysE family translocator, which encodes MTLISDLFWAYLVAITLLTITPGVDTLLVMRNTGRGGLRDGCVTSVGICSGLFIHATLSALGISLLLVETAWAFSALKWAGACYLVWLGIGSLRQALRRGDAPAAKDVTVARRKVGLAVSFREGLLSNVLNPKTALFYMALLPQFVDPAGNAFQQSLMLAGVHFLLAMLWQCGLAWVVVTFRSLGVNARVKRTLNGLTGGFFVAMGAKLAST
- the fdxA gene encoding ferredoxin FdxA, whose amino-acid sequence is MAFIVTDNCIKCKYTDCVEVCPVDCFYEGPNFLVIDPDECIDCALCEPECPAEAIFSEDELPADQVQFVELNADLAAKWPNITEKKDPLPDAEEWDGKPNKLQYLEK